A portion of the Blattabacterium clevelandi genome contains these proteins:
- a CDS encoding thymidylate synthase: protein MKQYLNLLRNVLKNGINKMDRTGIGTKSIFGYQMKFDLKKGFPLLTTKKLNIRSIIYELLWFLKGDTNIKYLKKNKVSIWNEWADKNGDLGPIYGLQWRKWPTYDGHYIDQIVNLIEEIKLNPNSRRLIVSSWNVGMIPNMALPPCHLLFQFYVYEKKLSLQLYQRSADIFLGLPFNIASYALFLTMIARTLNFREKELIHTIGDAHVYNNHIEQIQLQIRRTPKPLPKIILNSSVKNIFQFNFEDFELKNYHPDPHIKGNVAI, encoded by the coding sequence ATGAAACAATATTTAAATTTATTAAGAAACGTATTAAAAAATGGAATAAATAAAATGGATCGTACTGGTATAGGTACGAAAAGCATATTTGGATATCAGATGAAATTTGATTTGAAAAAAGGATTTCCTCTTTTAACTACCAAAAAATTAAATATACGGTCTATTATCTATGAATTATTATGGTTTTTGAAAGGAGATACAAATATAAAGTATTTAAAAAAAAATAAAGTATCTATTTGGAATGAATGGGCTGATAAAAATGGAGATCTAGGTCCAATATATGGATTACAATGGCGTAAATGGCCTACTTATGATGGTCATTATATTGATCAGATAGTTAATCTTATAGAAGAAATAAAATTAAATCCTAATTCAAGACGTTTAATAGTTTCTTCTTGGAATGTAGGAATGATTCCAAATATGGCATTACCTCCCTGTCATTTACTTTTTCAATTTTATGTTTATGAAAAAAAATTATCGTTGCAATTATATCAAAGAAGTGCAGATATTTTTCTTGGATTACCTTTTAATATAGCTTCTTATGCTCTATTTCTTACTATGATAGCTAGAACGCTAAATTTTAGAGAAAAAGAATTAATTCACACTATAGGAGATGCCCATGTATATAATAATCATATAGAACAAATTCAACTTCAAATCCGTCGTACCCCAAAACCATTGCCAAAAATTATTTTAAATTCTTCTGTTAAAAATATTTTTCAATTTAATTTCGAAGACTTTGAATTAAAAAATTACCATCCTGATCCTCATATCAAAGGTAACGTAGCTATTTGA
- a CDS encoding aspartate kinase, translating into MQVLKFGGSSVAHSDSIKRICSLLEKKPKGKYAIVVSALGNITDQLIQCGQLASERNNVYKNIIEKIKIRHFHIIRELFPIYYQSNLISWIKKNINDLESLCNGIFQVKELSKRTLDKIMSFGELFSSFLIAKKLKKSGLNAIFKDSRDLIITDSKFGCAKVDFIKSNHHILQFFRKEKSEYVVLPGFIGSNFQNQTTTLGRGGSDYTAAILASAISASLLEIWTDVSGMMTANPKMVHQAFPIKEISYEEAMELSHFGAKVIYPPTIKPAMKKNIPIKIKNTFYPIDPGTLIHISNKKTKNRQPVTGISGIQNLALLTLKIRLIICISMYSKRLFKVLSREKINVIFITQNSSENFITTGIHEMDIIKAKKVINSEFSQEIYQKYIDPLKIEYDLCIIALVGYNMKNIHGPSGKMFSSLGKNRIKVRAISQGPTEKNISAVIQKKDFKKALNTLHETFFEKNPKQINLFICRVGKVENKLLEKIDQKKNYFLEKLKLKMRIIGLSNNIQRIYFDNKNGIHLSPCKSNFMNKKGLKMKIYSLMEKKWKFNLRNSLFLDNTAIEKITGSSDYNHYQKLKTISSYLLKYPFLFKTNVGVYIPVISTINDLINIGDKIKKIDVIFLNSEKIKNISMSNHYDYFQN; encoded by the coding sequence ATGCAAGTTTTAAAATTTGGGGGGAGTTCCGTAGCTCATTCTGATTCCATAAAACGTATTTGTTCTTTATTAGAAAAAAAACCAAAAGGAAAATATGCGATCGTGGTATCAGCATTAGGAAATATAACCGATCAATTAATCCAATGTGGTCAATTAGCTTCTGAAAGAAATAATGTTTATAAAAATATTATAGAAAAAATAAAAATTAGGCATTTTCATATTATCAGAGAATTATTTCCTATCTACTATCAAAGTAATTTAATTAGTTGGATAAAAAAAAATATCAATGATTTAGAAAGTTTATGTAACGGTATTTTTCAAGTAAAAGAACTTTCTAAACGTACTTTAGATAAAATTATGAGTTTTGGTGAACTTTTTTCTTCTTTTCTTATTGCAAAAAAACTAAAAAAATCCGGATTAAATGCAATTTTCAAAGATAGTAGGGACTTAATTATTACAGACTCCAAATTTGGATGTGCAAAAGTAGATTTTATTAAAAGTAATCACCATATTCTTCAATTTTTTCGTAAAGAAAAATCAGAATATGTGGTTTTACCAGGGTTCATAGGATCAAATTTTCAAAACCAAACAACTACTCTTGGAAGAGGAGGATCTGATTATACTGCAGCTATTTTAGCTTCTGCTATATCTGCTAGTTTACTTGAAATATGGACGGATGTTAGTGGTATGATGACAGCAAATCCAAAAATGGTTCATCAAGCATTTCCTATAAAAGAAATTTCTTATGAAGAGGCAATGGAATTATCGCATTTTGGAGCAAAAGTCATTTATCCTCCAACGATAAAACCAGCTATGAAAAAGAATATTCCTATAAAAATTAAAAATACCTTTTATCCAATAGATCCAGGAACTTTAATTCATATTAGTAACAAAAAAACAAAAAACCGTCAACCAGTTACTGGAATTTCTGGAATTCAGAATTTAGCTTTGTTAACTCTTAAAATTCGTTTAATAATATGTATATCAATGTATTCAAAACGTTTATTTAAAGTTTTATCACGTGAAAAAATAAATGTAATTTTCATAACCCAAAATTCTTCAGAAAATTTCATTACCACAGGTATTCATGAAATGGATATCATTAAAGCAAAAAAGGTAATAAATAGTGAATTTTCTCAAGAAATATATCAAAAATATATCGATCCATTAAAAATAGAATATGATCTTTGTATCATTGCTCTAGTAGGATACAATATGAAAAATATTCATGGCCCCAGTGGAAAAATGTTTTCTTCTTTAGGAAAAAATAGAATTAAGGTAAGAGCTATTTCACAAGGTCCTACGGAAAAAAATATATCAGCCGTTATTCAAAAAAAAGATTTTAAAAAAGCTTTGAATACCTTACATGAAACCTTTTTTGAAAAAAATCCAAAACAAATTAATCTTTTTATTTGTAGAGTTGGAAAAGTAGAAAATAAATTACTTGAAAAAATAGATCAAAAAAAAAATTATTTTCTTGAAAAATTAAAACTTAAAATGAGAATAATTGGATTATCAAATAATATTCAAAGAATATATTTTGATAATAAAAATGGAATCCATTTATCTCCATGTAAATCCAATTTTATGAATAAAAAGGGTCTTAAAATGAAGATCTATTCATTGATGGAAAAAAAATGGAAATTTAATTTAAGAAATAGTTTATTTTTAGATAATACAGCTATTGAAAAAATAACTGGTTCTTCTGATTATAATCATTATCAAAAATTAAAAACGATTTCTAGCTATTTGTTAAAATATCCATTTTTATTCAAAACAAATGTAGGAGTATATATTCCAGTTATTAGCACTATTAACGATCTTATAAACATTGGAGATAAAATAAAAAAAATAGATGTTATTTTTTTAAATTCAGAAAAAATAAAAAATATATCTATGTCCAATCATTACGATTATTTTCAAAATTAG
- a CDS encoding urease subunit gamma — protein sequence MHLTFYEKEKIILHMAGELAKKRLKRGLKLNYPESVAFITHYVMEGARDGKTVKELMYEAGNILHDGQVMDGVYELLNNIQIEATFPDGTKLVTIHNPIKKILKKKSNFIPGQYELLQDDIFLLPGRSRIKRIVSNTGDRPIQVGSHFHFYETNIALHFDRNGTKGYRLDIPSGRSIRFEPGETKEIFLVKIGGIKKIYGFSVKENTKI from the coding sequence ATGCACTTAACTTTTTATGAAAAGGAAAAAATTATTCTACATATGGCTGGAGAATTAGCAAAAAAACGTTTAAAAAGAGGATTAAAATTGAATTATCCTGAATCTGTAGCTTTTATCACTCATTATGTTATGGAAGGTGCACGTGATGGAAAAACTGTGAAAGAACTTATGTATGAAGCTGGAAATATTCTTCACGATGGTCAAGTTATGGATGGAGTATATGAATTGCTTAATAATATTCAAATAGAAGCCACTTTTCCTGATGGTACAAAATTAGTAACTATACACAATCCTATTAAAAAAATACTTAAAAAAAAATCAAATTTTATTCCAGGACAATATGAACTTCTTCAAGATGATATTTTTTTATTACCTGGTAGATCTCGTATAAAAAGAATAGTTTCTAATACGGGAGATCGTCCTATACAAGTAGGATCTCATTTTCATTTTTATGAAACTAATATTGCTCTTCATTTTGATAGAAATGGAACTAAAGGATATAGACTCGATATTCCTTCTGGTAGGTCTATCCGTTTTGAACCAGGAGAAACAAAAGAAATTTTTTTGGTAAAAATAGGAGGTATAAAAAAAATTTATGGTTTTTCGGTAAAAGAAAATACGAAAATATGA
- the ureC gene encoding urease subunit alpha — protein sequence MKKIDRESYASMYGPTKGDKIRLGDTSLWIEIEKDYTIYGDECIFGAGKVIRDGMGQHPLATNNEGVLDLVLTNAIIIDYWGIVKADIGIKNGVIVGIGKAGNPYVMDGVTPNMYIGVGTEVISSEKMIVTAGSVDSHVHFICPQLFEVALENGTTTIIGGGSGPTTGTIATNCTSGVWNIQRMLKSTDHIPINFVFLASGSSSNPEALIEQIKAGAGGLKIHEDWGSTPSVIDHCLEVSEKLDVQVNIHTDSLNESGYVEDTLKIFQNRTIHTYHTEGAGGGHSPDLLKVISYFNILPSSTSPTMPYTYNTVDEHLDMLMICHHLDSNIPEDIAFAKSRIRSETISAEGVLHDIGAISMINSDSQAMGRIGEIIKRTWQTADKMKKQRGSLNNDSHKNDNFRVKRYISKYTINPAITHGISEYVGSINLGKMADLVLWKPSFFGVKPELVIKSGMIVYASMGDPNATIPTPQPFMYRKMFGFFEPKLSSLFISIHAINDGFIEKNEIQKRLKIVKGCRILSKKDMILNGETPDIKIDPKTYSVYIDGEKIRSNPSYMLPLSQRYFLF from the coding sequence ATGAAAAAAATAGATAGAGAATCTTATGCAAGTATGTATGGACCGACAAAAGGAGATAAAATTCGTTTAGGAGATACGTCTTTGTGGATTGAAATTGAAAAAGATTATACCATTTATGGAGATGAATGTATTTTTGGAGCAGGAAAAGTTATCCGAGATGGAATGGGACAACATCCATTAGCGACAAATAATGAAGGAGTTTTAGATTTAGTCTTAACTAATGCCATTATTATTGATTATTGGGGAATCGTAAAAGCAGATATTGGAATAAAAAATGGAGTAATTGTTGGTATTGGAAAAGCAGGAAATCCATATGTTATGGATGGAGTAACTCCAAATATGTATATTGGAGTGGGGACTGAAGTAATCTCTTCAGAAAAGATGATTGTGACAGCTGGAAGTGTAGATAGTCATGTTCATTTTATATGTCCTCAATTATTTGAAGTAGCATTAGAAAATGGAACAACCACTATTATTGGTGGGGGATCAGGTCCAACTACAGGAACTATAGCAACTAATTGTACTTCTGGAGTATGGAATATTCAAAGAATGTTAAAAAGTACAGATCACATTCCTATAAACTTTGTTTTTCTTGCGAGTGGGAGCAGTTCTAATCCTGAAGCTTTAATTGAACAAATCAAGGCTGGTGCAGGTGGATTAAAAATTCATGAAGATTGGGGAAGTACTCCATCTGTGATAGATCATTGTTTAGAAGTATCGGAAAAATTAGATGTACAAGTAAATATTCATACAGATTCCTTAAACGAATCAGGTTATGTCGAGGATACCTTAAAAATATTTCAAAATAGAACAATTCATACTTATCATACAGAAGGAGCTGGTGGGGGACATTCTCCTGATTTATTGAAAGTTATATCTTATTTTAATATTTTACCATCATCTACAAGTCCAACTATGCCTTATACTTATAACACTGTTGATGAGCATTTAGATATGTTAATGATATGTCATCATTTAGATTCTAATATTCCAGAAGATATTGCGTTTGCAAAATCACGTATTAGATCTGAAACGATTAGTGCAGAGGGGGTATTACATGACATAGGAGCTATTAGTATGATCAATTCTGATTCTCAAGCTATGGGAAGAATTGGAGAGATAATCAAACGTACTTGGCAGACTGCTGATAAAATGAAAAAACAGAGAGGATCTTTAAATAATGATTCTCATAAGAATGATAATTTTAGAGTAAAAAGATATATATCTAAATATACCATCAATCCTGCTATTACTCATGGGATTTCAGAGTATGTTGGATCAATTAATCTTGGAAAAATGGCAGATTTAGTTTTATGGAAACCTTCTTTTTTTGGAGTAAAACCGGAATTAGTAATCAAAAGTGGAATGATTGTATACGCAAGCATGGGAGATCCTAATGCTACTATTCCTACCCCTCAACCATTTATGTATCGTAAAATGTTTGGTTTTTTTGAACCAAAATTGAGTAGTCTTTTTATTTCAATACATGCGATAAACGATGGTTTCATAGAAAAAAATGAAATACAAAAGCGACTTAAGATAGTAAAAGGATGTCGTATTTTATCTAAAAAAGATATGATATTAAATGGAGAGACTCCAGATATAAAGATAGATCCAAAAACCTATAGCGTTTATATAGATGGAGAAAAAATAAGATCTAATCCATCGTATATGTTACCTCTTTCTCAAAGATATTTTTTATTCTAA
- a CDS encoding deoxycytidylate deaminase has protein sequence MNCEIYKKKDIIYMNKAIKCSKLSYCKNKKVGAIIVKNNRIISDGYNETPSGFDNICEDQNGKTKWYVLHAEANAILKMAFSSKSCKDSYLYITHSPCKECSKLIYQSKIKRVVYLHKYSEKNEGLNFLKKSKIIIHKLIY, from the coding sequence ATGAATTGTGAAATTTATAAAAAAAAGGACATAATTTATATGAATAAAGCCATAAAATGTTCTAAATTATCTTATTGCAAAAATAAAAAAGTAGGAGCTATTATAGTAAAAAATAATCGGATTATATCCGATGGATATAACGAAACTCCAAGTGGATTTGATAATATATGTGAAGATCAAAATGGAAAAACTAAATGGTATGTTTTACATGCAGAAGCAAATGCTATATTAAAAATGGCTTTTTCTTCAAAATCTTGTAAAGATTCGTATTTATATATTACACATTCTCCATGCAAAGAATGTAGTAAATTGATTTATCAATCTAAAATTAAAAGAGTGGTATATTTACATAAATATTCAGAAAAAAATGAGGGATTAAATTTTTTGAAAAAATCAAAAATTATAATACATAAACTTATTTATTAA
- a CDS encoding RNA methyltransferase yields the protein MEKIHGLRNIKIKNLIKIYKKKKDNKMFLVEGVKEFEMAIIGNYRPIGIFICKNIFYQNNMIKSFHHIVFFINIKTFQQLACRKNSGGIIAFFKEKKFSSLESIKIPKNPFILILDGIEKPGNLGSIFRTADAAGVHFIILCNTKTYIFNPNVIRCSVGCVFTKKIFIEKIKSIISWLQEKNIEIAVTGFHNKKSKKLYQTKFSSHLAIVLGSESKGVSNIWFNISDKIITIPMFGSIDSMNVSNATSVIIYEIIRQRNTYKFSK from the coding sequence ATGGAAAAAATACATGGATTACGTAATATAAAAATTAAAAATTTAATAAAGATTTATAAAAAAAAAAAGGATAATAAAATGTTCCTTGTTGAAGGAGTCAAAGAATTTGAAATGGCTATAATAGGAAATTATAGACCAATAGGAATATTTATATGTAAAAATATTTTTTATCAAAATAATATGATTAAATCCTTTCATCACATTGTATTTTTTATTAATATAAAAACTTTTCAACAATTAGCATGTAGAAAAAATTCAGGTGGAATCATTGCCTTTTTTAAGGAAAAAAAATTTTCTAGTCTAGAAAGTATAAAAATTCCTAAAAATCCTTTTATTCTTATATTGGATGGAATAGAAAAACCTGGAAATTTAGGATCTATATTCAGGACTGCTGATGCTGCAGGAGTACATTTTATTATATTATGTAATACGAAAACATATATTTTTAATCCTAATGTAATTAGATGTAGTGTAGGATGCGTTTTTACAAAAAAAATTTTTATAGAAAAAATAAAATCAATTATTTCTTGGTTACAAGAAAAAAACATAGAAATTGCAGTAACAGGATTCCATAATAAAAAATCTAAAAAATTATATCAAACTAAATTTTCTTCACATTTAGCTATTGTTTTAGGTTCCGAAAGCAAAGGAGTATCCAATATATGGTTTAATATATCCGATAAAATAATAACGATTCCTATGTTTGGATCTATCGATTCTATGAATGTAAGTAATGCCACATCTGTAATTATATATGAAATAATTAGACAAAGAAATACATATAAGTTTTCTAAATAA
- a CDS encoding ribonuclease HI, with amino-acid sequence MNKKIHIYTDGSSKGNPGPGGYAIFIEMAGTSYWKIISEGFRYTTNNRMELLAIIVGLEKITKKKQNIIVFTDSKYVINSIQKNWIFKWEKNNFKKKKNVDLWIRFLNLFHKHFIIFQWVKGHHLHYINDYCDRLSVEASKSKNLKIDHVYEKQNLKKII; translated from the coding sequence GTGAATAAAAAAATTCATATTTACACTGACGGATCTTCTAAAGGGAATCCTGGTCCAGGAGGATATGCTATTTTTATAGAAATGGCCGGGACATCTTATTGGAAAATTATTTCCGAAGGATTTCGTTATACAACCAATAATAGGATGGAGCTATTAGCTATAATAGTTGGTCTAGAAAAAATTACGAAAAAAAAACAAAATATTATTGTTTTTACTGATTCTAAATATGTAATAAATTCTATTCAAAAAAATTGGATTTTTAAATGGGAAAAAAATAACTTTAAAAAAAAAAAAAATGTGGATTTATGGATACGATTTTTAAATTTATTTCATAAACATTTTATTATTTTTCAATGGGTTAAAGGCCATCATCTTCATTATATTAATGATTATTGCGATCGATTATCTGTAGAAGCATCAAAAAGTAAAAACTTGAAAATAGATCATGTCTATGAAAAACAAAATTTAAAAAAAATTATTTAG
- a CDS encoding lysophospholipid acyltransferase family protein has translation MKIIQVSLILLWRVWFFIINIFLIPLLAGASIPFLFKNKYYYIAYWFHQIWARSNLFLMGFWYVLEKDKEILDKKKQYMIISNHSSIMDIMLIYSLMRNHPLVFVGKAELAKLPFFGFVYKRSNILINRKNLSSCMQVFQQIQKKIDSGKSVCIFPEGGVPNPSILLDHFKNGAFYIAIIKKISIIPFTIADIKTKFPKSPIKGGPGKIRIKQHHSILTKNLSLKDKNFLKEKCFNLIQFQLKKFEREKNKQIF, from the coding sequence ATGAAAATTATTCAAGTATCATTAATATTATTATGGCGTGTATGGTTTTTTATAATCAATATATTTCTAATTCCATTATTAGCAGGAGCTTCTATCCCATTTCTCTTTAAAAATAAATATTATTATATCGCATATTGGTTTCACCAAATTTGGGCGAGAAGTAATCTTTTTCTTATGGGTTTTTGGTATGTGTTAGAAAAAGATAAAGAAATTTTAGATAAAAAAAAACAATATATGATTATTAGCAATCATAGTTCTATCATGGATATTATGTTGATTTATTCTTTAATGAGAAATCATCCTTTAGTTTTTGTAGGAAAAGCGGAATTAGCTAAACTTCCTTTTTTCGGATTTGTTTATAAAAGAAGTAATATATTAATAAATAGAAAAAATTTGTCTAGTTGTATGCAAGTATTTCAACAAATACAAAAAAAAATTGATTCTGGAAAAAGTGTTTGTATTTTTCCAGAAGGTGGAGTTCCTAATCCATCTATTTTATTAGATCATTTTAAAAATGGAGCTTTTTATATAGCCATAATAAAAAAAATATCGATTATTCCATTTACTATAGCTGATATAAAAACAAAGTTTCCTAAATCTCCTATAAAAGGAGGACCTGGAAAAATACGGATCAAACAACACCATTCTATTTTAACAAAAAACTTATCCTTAAAAGACAAAAATTTTCTAAAAGAAAAATGTTTTAATTTAATCCAATTTCAATTAAAAAAATTTGAACGTGAAAAAAATAAACAGATATTTTAG
- the fbp gene encoding class 1 fructose-bisphosphatase encodes MYTLGEFIIENRDHFSYSTEGLLRLFSSIKLAAKAINKEVNKAGLTEKIIGSSGIINIQGENQQKLDNFAHQVFIESFKSRNIVCGIASEESKDIIVIKGEKENSFQKKYIVLIDPLDGSSNIDVNVSIGTIFSVYRRKSSMNLTIEDFLQKGNKQILAGYIIYGSSTILVYTTGNGVHGFTLDPSVGTFYLSHPNLRYPKIERIYSINEGNYSRFPNGIKKFIRYCQEKKENRPYTARYIGSLVGDFHRNMIQGGIYIYPKTAYSPKGKLRLLYECNPIAFLTEQAGGKASDGEKRILDIEPLNLHQRTPFICGPISMVTKLEEFINP; translated from the coding sequence ATGTATACATTGGGAGAATTTATTATAGAAAATAGAGATCATTTTTCGTATTCTACAGAAGGATTATTGCGTCTATTTAGCTCTATCAAGCTAGCGGCTAAGGCAATTAATAAGGAAGTGAATAAAGCTGGGTTAACAGAAAAAATTATAGGAAGTTCTGGAATTATTAATATACAAGGAGAAAATCAACAAAAATTAGATAATTTTGCACATCAAGTTTTCATAGAATCCTTTAAAAGCAGAAATATAGTTTGTGGAATAGCTTCAGAAGAAAGTAAAGATATTATAGTTATAAAGGGAGAAAAAGAAAATTCTTTTCAAAAAAAATATATTGTTTTAATAGATCCCCTGGATGGTTCATCTAATATAGATGTAAATGTATCTATTGGGACTATATTTTCAGTATATAGAAGAAAATCTTCTATGAATTTAACAATAGAAGATTTTTTACAGAAAGGAAATAAACAAATTTTAGCAGGGTATATTATTTATGGATCATCTACAATATTAGTATATACTACAGGAAATGGAGTACATGGGTTTACTTTAGACCCATCGGTTGGTACCTTTTATTTATCTCATCCGAATCTTCGTTATCCTAAAATAGAAAGAATTTACTCTATTAATGAAGGGAATTATTCTAGATTTCCTAACGGCATCAAAAAATTTATAAGATATTGTCAAGAAAAAAAAGAAAATCGTCCTTATACAGCACGTTATATTGGTTCTTTAGTAGGAGATTTTCATAGAAATATGATACAAGGAGGTATCTATATTTATCCTAAAACAGCATATTCTCCAAAAGGAAAATTGAGATTACTTTATGAATGTAATCCTATAGCTTTTTTAACGGAACAAGCTGGTGGAAAAGCTTCTGATGGGGAAAAAAGAATTCTAGATATAGAACCTTTAAATTTACATCAAAGAACACCATTTATTTGTGGACCTATAAGTATGGTTACTAAATTAGAAGAATTTATAAATCCATAA
- a CDS encoding MarC family protein, which yields MKWINSFISCFMILFSIIDILGNAPIIMGFKSKGNIIDTQKVIISSFVIFLSFLFLGLPMLKIIGVDIYSFSVAGSIVLFLIGLEMILGIDIHKVTKNSQTSIVPIAFPLIAGPGSLTTLISLRSTYDVNIILLSLILNMIVVYFVIDKCDFIAKTIGNNGLDILKKIFGIILLAFSVKIFGANAGQLFQ from the coding sequence ATGAAATGGATAAATTCATTCATAAGTTGTTTTATGATACTTTTTAGTATTATAGATATACTAGGAAATGCACCGATAATTATGGGTTTTAAATCCAAAGGGAATATTATAGATACTCAAAAAGTAATAATATCTTCTTTTGTTATATTTTTATCTTTTTTATTTTTAGGCCTGCCTATGTTAAAAATTATCGGTGTAGATATCTATTCTTTTTCGGTAGCAGGATCTATAGTTTTATTTTTAATAGGGCTAGAGATGATATTAGGTATAGATATTCATAAAGTTACAAAAAATTCTCAAACTTCTATCGTTCCAATAGCCTTTCCACTGATAGCTGGACCAGGATCTTTAACCACTTTAATTTCACTAAGGTCAACTTATGATGTTAATATTATTCTTTTATCTTTAATTCTTAATATGATAGTGGTCTATTTTGTTATAGATAAATGTGATTTTATTGCTAAAACAATAGGAAATAACGGATTAGATATCCTAAAAAAAATATTTGGAATTATTTTACTTGCTTTTTCAGTCAAAATATTTGGAGCAAATGCAGGTCAATTATTTCAATAA
- the pyrF gene encoding orotidine-5'-phosphate decarboxylase, giving the protein MKDKEQFFLKIYNLGIIKFGHFTLKSGMNSPIYIDFRPIASRPDLLIKLSDLLLNEVPPHTFELICGVPYAALPIATTLSLRSNIPLIIKRKENKGYGTKKMIEGIYKKGQNCLLIEDVITSGDSLLKTVIDIEKEGLIIKNILSILDREQGGIENIKNKGFNIRSLFRIGEVLKILEKKNLLKEKEIHIIKFFFQKKNIKNIQKKRISYEEKKEKIYHPIGKKLIDIALKKKTNLIVSADLIHSEKILELVNLIGDQICGLKLHVDIISDFSFSFIHFLKKISLKKKFLLFEDRKLCDVGPTNYLQLHHGIHKISSWADVITVHVLAGSKSIENLNIPSNIGLITISEMSSYGRLSDDNYIRKALNISLKNSKVIGTVAQRKVDNRLLLFTPGIHFSDSRKNYEGNTYIHPNQAFIKKNSDFIIVGKAIYQSDNPKIVAENYRKAGWIAYENSF; this is encoded by the coding sequence ATGAAGGACAAGGAACAGTTTTTTTTAAAAATTTATAATTTAGGGATTATTAAATTTGGTCATTTTACCTTAAAAAGCGGAATGAATTCTCCCATATATATAGATTTTCGTCCAATTGCTTCTAGACCAGATTTATTAATAAAACTATCGGATCTTCTTTTAAACGAAGTTCCGCCTCATACATTTGAATTAATTTGTGGAGTACCTTATGCAGCTTTGCCAATAGCTACTACTTTATCATTAAGATCTAATATTCCTTTAATTATTAAAAGAAAAGAAAATAAAGGTTATGGAACAAAAAAAATGATAGAAGGAATTTACAAAAAAGGACAAAACTGTCTTCTCATAGAAGATGTAATCACAAGTGGAGATAGTTTATTAAAAACAGTAATAGATATTGAAAAAGAAGGATTGATTATAAAAAATATTTTATCTATTCTTGATCGTGAACAAGGAGGAATAGAAAATATAAAAAATAAAGGATTTAATATACGATCTTTATTTCGTATAGGAGAAGTTTTAAAAATATTAGAAAAAAAAAATCTTTTAAAAGAAAAAGAAATACATATAATTAAGTTTTTTTTCCAAAAAAAAAATATAAAAAACATTCAGAAAAAACGTATTTCTTATGAAGAAAAAAAAGAAAAAATTTATCATCCAATAGGAAAAAAACTGATTGATATAGCATTGAAAAAAAAAACTAATTTGATCGTTTCAGCAGATTTAATACATTCTGAAAAAATTTTAGAATTAGTCAATTTAATTGGAGATCAAATTTGTGGATTAAAGCTTCATGTAGATATTATTAGTGATTTTTCATTTTCATTCATCCACTTTCTTAAAAAAATTTCTTTAAAAAAGAAATTTTTGTTATTTGAAGATAGAAAATTATGCGATGTAGGACCTACAAATTATCTTCAACTACATCATGGAATACATAAAATTTCTTCTTGGGCAGATGTGATTACAGTACATGTACTTGCAGGAAGTAAAAGTATAGAAAATTTAAATATTCCTTCTAATATTGGGTTAATTACTATATCTGAAATGTCTTCTTATGGTAGATTATCTGATGATAACTATATAAGAAAAGCATTAAATATTTCTTTAAAAAATTCAAAAGTAATTGGAACAGTAGCACAAAGAAAAGTTGACAATAGATTATTATTGTTTACTCCTGGTATACATTTTTCTGATTCAAGAAAAAACTATGAAGGAAATACTTACATTCATCCTAATCAAGCTTTTATAAAAAAAAATAGCGATTTTATTATTGTTGGAAAAGCTATTTATCAATCCGATAATCCAAAAATAGTTGCAGAAAATTATAGAAAAGCAGGATGGATAGCCTATGAAAATAGCTTTTAA